From one Felis catus isolate Fca126 chromosome E2, F.catus_Fca126_mat1.0, whole genome shotgun sequence genomic stretch:
- the FIZ1 gene encoding flt3-interacting zinc finger protein 1 isoform X1 — translation MVGFREQSQRNLAGGSNQNSLPVEPLLGPCLSQGAARTATVLLTPHLHCMRESLHSPLPSHHATMDDAPLPVPPVPAPAPAPAPPAAAAPRVPFHCSECGKSFRYRSDLRRHFARHTALKPHACPRCGKGFKHSFNLANHLRSHTGERPYRCSACPKGFRDSTGLLHHQVVHTGEKPYCCLVCELRFSSRSSLGRHLKRQHRGVLPSPLQPGPGLPALSAPCSVCCNVGPCSVCGGAGAAGGEGPEAAGAGPGSWGLAEAAAAAAASLPPFACGACARRFDQGRELAAHWAAHTDVKPFKCPRCERDFNAPALLERHKLTHDLQSPGAPPAQAWAAGAADGGGGGGPAEAGSAQPAWDGGLLLGHAGGGVPELRGLLPEGGGEAPAPAAVAEAPEDTLYQCDCGTFFASAAALASHLEAHSGPATYGCGHCGALYAALAALEEHRRASHGEGGGAEATPAAPEGEPAAGEAASGSGRGKKIFGCSECEKLFRSPRDLERHVLVHTGEKPFPCLECGKFFRHECYLKRHRLLHGTERPFPCHICGKGFITLSNLSRHLKLHRGMD, via the exons ATGGTAGGATTTCGAGAGCAATCTCAGAGGAACTTGGCGGGCGGTAGTAATCAGAACAGCTTGCCTGTTGAGCCTTTGCTGGGCCCCTGCCTGAGTCAGGGCGCGGCACGCACTGCCACAGTTTTGCTTACGCCTCACCTCCACTGCATGAG AGAGAGCCTCCACTCGCCACTGCCCTCCCACCACGCCACCATGGATGATGCCCCGCTGCCAGTGCCCCCGgtccccgccccggccccggccccagcACCTCCCGCTGCTGCTGCTCCCCGGGTCCCATTTCACTGCAGTGAGTGTGGCAAGAGCTTCCGCTACCGCTCGGACCTTCGGCGCCACTTCGCCCGGCACACTGCACTCAAACCCCACGCGTGTCCGCGCTGTGGCAAGGGCTTCAAACACAGCTTCAACCTGGCCAACCACCTGCGTTCGCACACCGGCGAGCGGCCCTACCGCTGCTCTGCCTGCCCTAAAGGGTTCCGAGACTCCACCGGCCTGCTGCACCACCAG gtCGTCCACACTGGTGAGAAACCCTACTGCTGCCTGGTCTGCGAGCTGCGCTTCTCCTCACGCTCCAGCTTGGGCCGCCACCTCAAGCGCCAGCACCGTGGGGTGCTCCCGTCTCCACTGCAGCCCGGCCCAGGCCTGCCCGCCCTGAGCGCGCCCTGCTCCGTGTGCTGCAACGTGGGCCCCTGCTCGGTGTGCGGGGGTGCGGGAGCTGCTGGCGGAGAGGGCCCAGAGGCGGCGGGCGCGGGCCCGGGCAGCTGGGGGCTGGCGGAGGCCGCGGCTGCGGCCGCCGCCTCACTGCCCCCGTTCGCCTGCGGAGCCTGTGCGCGGCGCTTCGACCAGGGCCGCGAGCTGGCGGCCCACTGGGCGGCGCACACTGATGTGAAGCCCTTCAAGTGCCCGCGCTGCGAGCGCGACTTCAACGCCCCCGCGCTGCTAGAGCGGCACAAGCTGACGCACGACCTGCAGAGCCCGGGCGCGCCCCCAGCGCAGGCCTGGGCCGCGGGGGCGGCCgacggcggcggaggcggcggtcCTGCGGAGGCAGGCAGCGCCCAGCCGGCCTGGGACGGCGGGCTGCTCCTGGGTCACGCCGGGGGCGGCGTGCCTGAGCTCCGGGGGCTGCTCCCCGAGGGTGGCGGGGAGGCCCCAGCGCCCGCGGCCGTGGCCGAGGCGCCGGAAGACACCCTGTACCAGTGCGACTGCGGGACCTTCTTCGCTTCAGCTGCCGCGCTGGCCAGCCACCTGGAGGCCCACTCGGGGCCCGCCACCTACGGCTGCGGCCACTGCGGGGCCCTGTACGCGGCCCTGGCGGCCCTAGAAGAGCACCGGCGGGCCAGCCACGGCGAGGGTGGAGGGGCGGAGGCGACGCCCGCGGCCCCGGAGGGGGAGCCGGCGGCCGGGGAGGCCGCGTCCGGCTCGGGCCGGGGCAAGAAGATCTTCGGCTGCTCCGAGTGCGAGAAGCTGTTCCGCTCGCCGCGCGACCTGGAGCGGCACGTGCTGGtgcacacgggcgagaagccgtTCCCGTGCCTCGAGTGCGGCAAGTTCTTCCGCCACGAGTGCTACCTCAAGCGCCACCGGCTGCTGCACGGCACCGAGCGGCCCTTTCCCTGCCACATTTGCGGCAAGGGCTTCATCACGCTCAGCAACCTCTCTCGGCACCTGAAGCTGCACCGGGGCATGGACTGA
- the FIZ1 gene encoding flt3-interacting zinc finger protein 1 isoform X2 → MDDAPLPVPPVPAPAPAPAPPAAAAPRVPFHCSECGKSFRYRSDLRRHFARHTALKPHACPRCGKGFKHSFNLANHLRSHTGERPYRCSACPKGFRDSTGLLHHQVVHTGEKPYCCLVCELRFSSRSSLGRHLKRQHRGVLPSPLQPGPGLPALSAPCSVCCNVGPCSVCGGAGAAGGEGPEAAGAGPGSWGLAEAAAAAAASLPPFACGACARRFDQGRELAAHWAAHTDVKPFKCPRCERDFNAPALLERHKLTHDLQSPGAPPAQAWAAGAADGGGGGGPAEAGSAQPAWDGGLLLGHAGGGVPELRGLLPEGGGEAPAPAAVAEAPEDTLYQCDCGTFFASAAALASHLEAHSGPATYGCGHCGALYAALAALEEHRRASHGEGGGAEATPAAPEGEPAAGEAASGSGRGKKIFGCSECEKLFRSPRDLERHVLVHTGEKPFPCLECGKFFRHECYLKRHRLLHGTERPFPCHICGKGFITLSNLSRHLKLHRGMD, encoded by the exons ATGGATGATGCCCCGCTGCCAGTGCCCCCGgtccccgccccggccccggccccagcACCTCCCGCTGCTGCTGCTCCCCGGGTCCCATTTCACTGCAGTGAGTGTGGCAAGAGCTTCCGCTACCGCTCGGACCTTCGGCGCCACTTCGCCCGGCACACTGCACTCAAACCCCACGCGTGTCCGCGCTGTGGCAAGGGCTTCAAACACAGCTTCAACCTGGCCAACCACCTGCGTTCGCACACCGGCGAGCGGCCCTACCGCTGCTCTGCCTGCCCTAAAGGGTTCCGAGACTCCACCGGCCTGCTGCACCACCAG gtCGTCCACACTGGTGAGAAACCCTACTGCTGCCTGGTCTGCGAGCTGCGCTTCTCCTCACGCTCCAGCTTGGGCCGCCACCTCAAGCGCCAGCACCGTGGGGTGCTCCCGTCTCCACTGCAGCCCGGCCCAGGCCTGCCCGCCCTGAGCGCGCCCTGCTCCGTGTGCTGCAACGTGGGCCCCTGCTCGGTGTGCGGGGGTGCGGGAGCTGCTGGCGGAGAGGGCCCAGAGGCGGCGGGCGCGGGCCCGGGCAGCTGGGGGCTGGCGGAGGCCGCGGCTGCGGCCGCCGCCTCACTGCCCCCGTTCGCCTGCGGAGCCTGTGCGCGGCGCTTCGACCAGGGCCGCGAGCTGGCGGCCCACTGGGCGGCGCACACTGATGTGAAGCCCTTCAAGTGCCCGCGCTGCGAGCGCGACTTCAACGCCCCCGCGCTGCTAGAGCGGCACAAGCTGACGCACGACCTGCAGAGCCCGGGCGCGCCCCCAGCGCAGGCCTGGGCCGCGGGGGCGGCCgacggcggcggaggcggcggtcCTGCGGAGGCAGGCAGCGCCCAGCCGGCCTGGGACGGCGGGCTGCTCCTGGGTCACGCCGGGGGCGGCGTGCCTGAGCTCCGGGGGCTGCTCCCCGAGGGTGGCGGGGAGGCCCCAGCGCCCGCGGCCGTGGCCGAGGCGCCGGAAGACACCCTGTACCAGTGCGACTGCGGGACCTTCTTCGCTTCAGCTGCCGCGCTGGCCAGCCACCTGGAGGCCCACTCGGGGCCCGCCACCTACGGCTGCGGCCACTGCGGGGCCCTGTACGCGGCCCTGGCGGCCCTAGAAGAGCACCGGCGGGCCAGCCACGGCGAGGGTGGAGGGGCGGAGGCGACGCCCGCGGCCCCGGAGGGGGAGCCGGCGGCCGGGGAGGCCGCGTCCGGCTCGGGCCGGGGCAAGAAGATCTTCGGCTGCTCCGAGTGCGAGAAGCTGTTCCGCTCGCCGCGCGACCTGGAGCGGCACGTGCTGGtgcacacgggcgagaagccgtTCCCGTGCCTCGAGTGCGGCAAGTTCTTCCGCCACGAGTGCTACCTCAAGCGCCACCGGCTGCTGCACGGCACCGAGCGGCCCTTTCCCTGCCACATTTGCGGCAAGGGCTTCATCACGCTCAGCAACCTCTCTCGGCACCTGAAGCTGCACCGGGGCATGGACTGA